The Streptomyces sp. NBC_00440 genome contains a region encoding:
- a CDS encoding 3-oxoacyl-ACP synthase III family protein has protein sequence MTVALDQTLFHQTGVGLSVPFAITGTGMHLPPTVVSNQELTRTLDTSDEWIASRTGIRERRRLDPRLATSDMCVAAAHPALEAAGIEPAQLDAVIVATYTWDQPLLSTALIVKDALGAHRALSLDVTQAACASGIQAILIAAHLLQNPSITTILLLAADCASRITDPTDRTTGVFFGDAAAAVVLTRTDTPGAGLLSYNLGSRLSYDVQIPAGGSRLPASAATVAAGEHYLSMDGRAVWNAATTRLPESITSAADCAGVPIDQVRHFFLHQANLNILTEAMAALGVPRERAPITIDRLGNTGSAGLFTALHTTVTEGSLLPGDTYVLSGIGAGFQWGTLCLRHA, from the coding sequence GTGACCGTCGCCCTGGACCAGACCCTGTTCCACCAGACCGGTGTCGGCCTGTCCGTGCCGTTCGCCATCACCGGAACCGGGATGCACTTGCCACCGACGGTCGTCAGCAATCAGGAGCTCACCCGCACCCTGGACACCAGCGACGAGTGGATCGCCAGTCGTACCGGTATCCGCGAACGCCGCCGTCTGGATCCGCGTCTGGCGACCTCCGACATGTGCGTCGCCGCCGCCCACCCGGCTCTGGAAGCCGCCGGCATCGAGCCTGCGCAACTGGACGCGGTCATCGTCGCCACTTACACCTGGGACCAGCCGCTCCTGTCGACCGCGCTGATCGTCAAAGACGCCCTCGGCGCCCACCGGGCTCTGTCCCTGGACGTCACCCAAGCCGCCTGCGCCTCCGGAATCCAGGCCATACTGATCGCCGCCCACCTCCTGCAGAACCCCTCCATCACCACCATCCTGCTCCTCGCGGCCGACTGCGCTTCCAGGATCACCGATCCCACCGACCGCACCACTGGTGTCTTCTTCGGCGACGCCGCGGCAGCCGTGGTCCTCACCCGTACCGACACCCCTGGAGCGGGCCTGCTCTCCTACAACTTGGGCTCCCGGCTTTCCTACGATGTCCAGATCCCTGCCGGAGGCTCCCGGCTGCCCGCCAGCGCCGCCACCGTCGCCGCCGGAGAGCACTACCTGTCCATGGACGGTCGCGCCGTCTGGAACGCTGCGACCACACGCCTGCCCGAGAGCATCACCAGCGCCGCCGACTGCGCCGGAGTGCCGATCGACCAGGTCCGCCACTTCTTCCTGCACCAGGCCAACTTGAACATCCTTACGGAGGCCATGGCCGCCCTGGGCGTTCCCCGTGAGCGTGCGCCCATCACCATCGACCGGCTGGGCAACACCGGATCAGCCGGCCTGTTCACCGCACTGCACACCACCGTCACCGAGGGCTCCCTCCTCCCGGGAGACACCTACGTGCTGTCCGGGATCGGTGCAGGCTTCCAGTGGGGAACCCTCTGCCTCCGGCACGCCTGA
- a CDS encoding GNAT family N-acetyltransferase, with product MTDTRIRLLQEGDWNELVTLEERAYVASGLSEGEAALRSRHRASPSTCFVLEHAGRFGGYLLALPYPLFRCPDLSLTEEGAVQGSNLHLHDLVIAEPARGRGLAHRIQQHLEETGRAASYQTLSLVAVHGSQVLWTRLGYRARPGIGLPESYGAEAVYMVKPLEIAVTRRLPGPLPEAKRADADVSVPSAFRRSRPATGALSFLFGFPHATGASG from the coding sequence ATGACCGACACCCGAATCCGGCTGCTCCAGGAGGGCGACTGGAACGAGTTGGTGACGTTGGAGGAACGCGCCTACGTGGCGAGCGGCCTGTCCGAGGGAGAGGCGGCTCTGCGCTCCCGGCACCGTGCCTCCCCCTCGACCTGCTTCGTGTTGGAGCACGCGGGCCGCTTCGGTGGCTACCTGCTCGCACTGCCGTACCCGCTCTTCCGCTGCCCCGACCTGAGCCTGACCGAGGAAGGCGCAGTACAGGGGAGCAACCTGCACCTCCACGACCTGGTGATCGCCGAGCCCGCACGCGGTCGGGGCCTGGCTCACCGGATACAACAGCACTTGGAGGAGACCGGACGGGCGGCTTCCTACCAGACACTCTCCCTGGTCGCAGTGCACGGCTCGCAAGTGCTGTGGACCAGGCTGGGCTACCGCGCCAGGCCCGGGATCGGGCTCCCCGAGAGTTACGGCGCCGAGGCTGTCTACATGGTGAAGCCCCTGGAAATCGCTGTCACGCGCCGACTCCCGGGTCCTCTTCCAGAGGCGAAGCGGGCTGACGCGGATGTTTCCGTCCCGAGCGCGTTCCGCCGTTCCCGACCGGCCACCGGGGCGCTGTCCTTCCTCTTCGGATTCCCGCACGCCACCGGGGCTTCGGGGTAA
- a CDS encoding oxidoreductase — MTYTAKTLLITGVSGGLGRAFAGAALEAGHTVVGTVRSGTDASAFTALHPERAHARILDVTDGEAVFAVTGEVEEAIGPVDVLIANAGYGLEGTFEETSLDDLRAQFDVNVFGAAATIQAVLPFMRQRRRGHILAVTSMGGLAGFPGVSAYCGSKYALEGILESIGKEVAAFGIHVTAVEPGSFRTDWAGRSMIRAPRTIPDYDELFEPIRAARQKADGRQLGNPARAADALLRVLDTPDPPAHLVLGSDALRLVRAGREAVDHDLDTWEDLTLSTDFPQSDEMGQQSSVPLRKPAACRG; from the coding sequence ATGACATACACAGCCAAGACCTTGCTGATCACCGGCGTCAGCGGCGGCCTCGGCCGCGCGTTCGCCGGCGCCGCCCTGGAGGCCGGCCACACTGTCGTCGGCACCGTCCGCAGCGGCACCGACGCGTCGGCCTTCACCGCGCTTCACCCGGAACGCGCGCACGCCCGCATCCTCGACGTGACCGACGGCGAAGCCGTGTTCGCCGTGACGGGCGAGGTGGAGGAGGCAATCGGCCCCGTCGACGTACTGATCGCCAACGCCGGCTACGGCCTGGAAGGGACCTTCGAGGAAACCTCCCTGGACGACCTGCGCGCCCAGTTCGACGTCAACGTCTTCGGCGCCGCGGCCACCATCCAGGCCGTCCTGCCCTTCATGCGCCAACGGCGCCGCGGGCACATCCTGGCCGTCACCTCCATGGGCGGCCTGGCCGGCTTCCCCGGTGTCTCCGCCTACTGCGGCAGCAAATACGCACTCGAAGGCATCCTCGAATCCATCGGCAAGGAAGTCGCCGCCTTCGGCATCCACGTCACCGCCGTCGAGCCGGGCTCCTTCCGTACCGACTGGGCCGGACGCTCGATGATCCGCGCACCGCGCACCATCCCCGATTACGACGAACTCTTCGAACCCATCCGCGCCGCCCGCCAGAAGGCCGACGGACGACAACTCGGCAACCCGGCCCGCGCCGCCGACGCGCTCCTGCGTGTCCTCGACACACCCGATCCGCCCGCTCACCTGGTCCTCGGCTCCGACGCCCTGCGCCTGGTCCGCGCTGGACGTGAAGCTGTCGACCACGACCTCGACACCTGGGAAGACCTCACTCTCTCCACCGACTTCCCGCAGAGCGACGAGATGGGACAGCAGAGCTCCGTACCGCTACGGAAACCGGCTGCCTGCCGTGGGTAG
- a CDS encoding glutamine synthetase family protein, with amino-acid sequence MATTRSGAERAAQARTVEAQLTADGLDGVVFGWVDNAGLTRVKSVPLAQLEHAAQYGVGALPCFDVSLVDDSFTTTPSSTGPMGDLRLVPDLDRLTPLAAQPGWAWAPADRYTQDGTPHPGCQRGFARRATEAVERRGLSVRAGVEIEWVVADAAGDPATVGPGYGMTRFIEHSDYLREVLRALTRQGLDVLQLHPEYAAGQFEVSVAAEGPVEAADTTMLVRHTIRAVSARHGLRVSYAPVFTEGEIGNGGHLHLSLWRQGRNLGYGGPGRHGLHPDADYFFAGVLAELPALLALGAPSVASYLRLVPSRFAGAYRCWGLENREAALRLIAGSTAGQANAEFKCFDATANPYLEIGGVLAAGLAGLDAGLSLPPETLGDPAALDSVERLPASLSETTDAYEKSALLRRALGAELYEAVLAVRRAEAELFATHTDADVIKAVRWRY; translated from the coding sequence ATGGCCACCACACGCTCCGGGGCTGAACGGGCCGCCCAGGCCCGGACAGTCGAAGCCCAGCTCACTGCCGACGGACTCGACGGGGTGGTGTTCGGCTGGGTCGACAACGCCGGGCTCACCCGGGTGAAATCCGTCCCGCTCGCCCAACTCGAACACGCCGCCCAGTACGGTGTCGGCGCTCTGCCCTGCTTCGATGTCTCCCTGGTGGACGACTCCTTCACCACCACGCCTTCGAGTACCGGCCCGATGGGCGACCTGCGGCTCGTCCCCGACCTCGACCGGCTCACCCCGCTCGCCGCACAGCCCGGCTGGGCCTGGGCCCCGGCCGACCGGTACACCCAGGACGGCACCCCGCACCCCGGCTGCCAGCGCGGCTTCGCCCGCCGCGCTACCGAGGCCGTCGAGCGGCGCGGGCTCTCGGTGCGAGCCGGGGTCGAGATCGAGTGGGTGGTGGCCGACGCCGCCGGAGACCCCGCAACGGTCGGGCCCGGGTACGGGATGACCCGCTTCATCGAGCACTCCGACTACCTGCGGGAGGTGCTGCGCGCCCTCACCAGGCAAGGACTGGACGTGCTGCAGCTCCATCCCGAGTACGCCGCCGGACAGTTCGAGGTCTCGGTCGCCGCCGAGGGGCCGGTGGAGGCAGCCGACACCACGATGTTGGTGCGTCACACCATCCGGGCCGTATCCGCCCGGCACGGTCTGCGTGTCTCATATGCGCCCGTCTTCACCGAGGGCGAGATCGGCAACGGCGGCCACCTGCACCTCAGCCTCTGGAGACAGGGCCGAAACCTCGGGTACGGCGGCCCTGGCCGCCACGGGCTGCACCCCGACGCCGACTACTTCTTCGCGGGCGTACTGGCCGAGTTGCCCGCCCTGCTCGCCCTCGGCGCGCCCAGCGTTGCGTCCTACCTGCGCCTGGTCCCCTCCCGCTTTGCCGGGGCATACCGCTGCTGGGGCCTGGAGAACCGTGAGGCGGCGCTGCGCCTGATCGCCGGCTCCACCGCCGGGCAGGCCAACGCGGAGTTCAAGTGCTTCGACGCCACCGCCAACCCGTATCTGGAGATCGGCGGCGTGCTGGCCGCCGGACTCGCCGGTCTCGACGCCGGCCTGTCCCTGCCTCCCGAGACCCTGGGCGACCCCGCCGCCCTCGACAGCGTCGAACGCCTCCCGGCGAGCCTGTCGGAGACGACCGACGCATACGAGAAGTCCGCTCTTCTCCGACGGGCACTCGGCGCCGAACTGTACGAAGCCGTGCTTGCCGTCCGGCGGGCGGAGGCAGAGCTGTTCGCGACGCATACCGACGCGGACGTCATCAAGGCGGTCCGCTGGCGGTATTGA
- a CDS encoding helix-turn-helix transcriptional regulator, with product MTSNDLGDFLRAHRARLQPGDVGLASYGPRRVAGLRREEVAVLAGMNSDYYARLEQGRERSPSPQILDAISGALRMDDTAREHLYRLAGAVRDDNRDLPGEAVGTPLRQLLDGYTNAPAFVLNPAKDFLAANALAEALFSPFEAVDNLARMTFLDPAARGFFTPWDRSAEAVVAGLRHATGLSPHYPRLYELIGSLTRASEDFAALWASHTVYGKTQDAQELHHPDVGPLSLTYQSFDVRGAPGQLLVVYHAEPGSADARALTLLGSLHATRRGQSAGER from the coding sequence GTGACCAGCAACGATCTCGGAGATTTCCTGCGCGCCCACCGTGCACGCCTGCAACCCGGTGACGTCGGCCTCGCCTCCTACGGCCCGCGCCGGGTGGCGGGGCTGCGACGGGAGGAGGTCGCCGTCCTGGCCGGAATGAACAGCGACTACTACGCCCGGCTGGAACAGGGCCGCGAGCGCAGCCCCTCCCCGCAGATCCTCGACGCGATCAGCGGCGCCCTGCGCATGGACGACACGGCGCGCGAGCACCTCTACCGGCTGGCAGGCGCGGTACGGGACGACAACCGGGACCTGCCGGGGGAAGCGGTCGGTACACCCCTGAGACAACTGCTCGACGGCTACACGAACGCCCCTGCGTTCGTCCTGAACCCGGCGAAGGACTTCCTGGCGGCCAACGCCCTGGCCGAAGCGCTGTTCTCCCCGTTCGAAGCCGTGGACAACCTCGCCCGCATGACGTTCCTCGACCCAGCGGCACGGGGATTCTTCACACCCTGGGACAGATCGGCCGAGGCGGTTGTCGCCGGGCTGCGCCACGCCACGGGCCTCAGCCCCCACTATCCGCGTCTGTACGAGCTGATCGGCTCCCTGACCAGGGCGAGCGAGGACTTCGCCGCGCTCTGGGCATCACACACCGTCTACGGAAAGACTCAGGACGCCCAGGAACTCCACCATCCCGACGTAGGGCCCCTCTCGCTCACCTACCAGTCCTTCGATGTCCGCGGAGCGCCGGGACAACTGCTGGTCGTCTACCACGCCGAACCGGGAAGCGCCGACGCCCGGGCGCTCACCCTGCTCGGAAGCCTGCACGCCACTCGCCGCGGGCAGTCCGCCGGAGAACGGTAG
- a CDS encoding lipase family protein has product MHRIAIRKLATAVVAALTVAVVPAATAVATPSASSTATAEDSFYTYDGSKPLSSYAPGAVLKTRTLQYHVLGIPTPVKAIQLLFRTVDAQGRPSAGVTSIVRSPNGDGAKAVSYQSFYDSLNPADSPSRAIAGDVSLGGLIANGESLLMAPLLLAGYNVVIPDTEGQTADFAAGPEYGTNTLDSIRAASRSPETGLNSRTRVGLAGYSGGAIATHWAAALAPSYAPDVDKRLVGFAEGGLLVDPAHNLKYISGSSVWAGVAPMAVIGAARSYDIDFTPYLNSYGTQVFKKLEHGSITNALGQYPGLTWKKMVKPEYADPNSVPPFIKAVNKLNLGSAGTPDIPGFIVQGGGGVLEGTLSNLPGIGRGDGVMVAGDVRALARQYCDKGNTSIKYQQYDLLSHVGAAVPWAPAALGWLNDRFAGKTAPSDCGRIPAGNSLAPEIPTTTAPTTAAPKTTALGTAG; this is encoded by the coding sequence ATGCACCGCATCGCTATCCGGAAGCTGGCAACCGCAGTTGTCGCTGCTCTGACCGTCGCGGTCGTTCCAGCGGCCACGGCTGTGGCCACTCCTTCCGCCTCGTCGACAGCCACGGCGGAAGACTCGTTCTACACCTACGACGGCAGTAAGCCCCTGTCCTCGTACGCACCGGGCGCCGTGCTCAAGACGCGGACGCTGCAGTACCACGTCCTCGGTATCCCGACGCCGGTCAAAGCGATCCAGCTGCTGTTCCGCACAGTCGATGCCCAGGGGCGCCCGTCCGCCGGGGTGACCTCGATCGTACGCAGCCCCAACGGCGATGGCGCCAAGGCCGTGTCGTACCAGTCGTTCTACGACTCCCTGAACCCCGCGGACTCACCGTCCCGGGCGATCGCTGGTGACGTCTCACTCGGTGGCCTGATCGCGAACGGAGAGTCCCTCCTCATGGCGCCCCTGCTGCTGGCGGGCTACAACGTCGTCATTCCGGACACTGAGGGGCAGACCGCCGACTTCGCAGCCGGGCCGGAGTACGGAACGAACACGCTGGATTCGATCCGGGCCGCGAGCCGGTCCCCGGAGACCGGTCTGAACTCCCGCACCCGGGTTGGTCTGGCCGGCTACTCGGGCGGAGCCATCGCCACCCACTGGGCGGCCGCGCTCGCGCCGAGCTATGCGCCGGACGTCGACAAGAGGCTGGTGGGCTTCGCCGAAGGCGGTCTGCTCGTCGACCCGGCACACAACCTCAAGTACATCAGCGGCAGTTCCGTCTGGGCCGGCGTCGCGCCCATGGCGGTCATCGGAGCCGCGCGCTCCTACGACATCGACTTCACGCCCTACCTGAACAGCTACGGCACGCAGGTGTTCAAGAAGCTCGAACACGGGTCGATCACCAACGCGCTGGGCCAGTACCCGGGGCTGACGTGGAAGAAGATGGTGAAGCCGGAGTACGCGGACCCGAATTCGGTGCCCCCCTTCATCAAGGCGGTGAACAAGCTCAACCTCGGCTCGGCCGGCACCCCCGACATCCCCGGGTTCATCGTGCAGGGCGGCGGGGGTGTCCTGGAGGGCACTCTCAGTAACCTCCCGGGCATCGGAAGGGGCGACGGGGTGATGGTCGCAGGAGATGTGCGCGCGCTGGCCCGGCAGTACTGCGACAAGGGCAACACATCGATCAAGTACCAGCAGTACGACCTGCTCAGCCATGTCGGCGCCGCCGTACCGTGGGCGCCCGCCGCTCTGGGCTGGCTCAATGACAGGTTCGCCGGCAAGACGGCCCCGTCGGACTGCGGCCGGATCCCCGCGGGCAACTCACTCGCGCCGGAGATACCGACAACGACGGCACCGACAACGGCGGCACCGAAAACGACGGCACTGGGAACCGCTGGCTGA
- a CDS encoding type III PLP-dependent enzyme, whose amino-acid sequence MRAALAAATEDAIIYDLDGVGRQYTALCAELPDAAIRFAMKACPVGEVLDHLARLGSGFDAASPQEIVMALRTGASPESIHYGNTVKSDRNIAEAYRLGVRDFATDSAEDVAAIAENAPESRVFCRIATTGDGALWGLSHKFGCSPEDALRVLGAARAAGLVPSGLSVHVGSQQMTAEAWGEAIKTLAALLDRLNQHGIVPDRVNLGGGLPALGVLDRRGRPLEPPMDKMFTVIREGMERLRAVNAAPLTFLLEPGRHLVADHGSIRAHVARLTSRHRLDGTREDWLYLSCGKFNGLYEVDQLQYRLEFPTRHDGQFVNAVVAGPTCDSDDSYAQDGIVRVPSTTTSGDPVWVHSCGAYAAAYATQGFNGFSPLPYTCVGGPAPEGGGA is encoded by the coding sequence CTGCGGGCCGCCCTCGCCGCCGCAACCGAAGACGCCATCATCTACGACCTGGACGGCGTCGGTCGCCAGTACACCGCCCTGTGCGCCGAACTGCCCGATGCCGCCATCCGGTTCGCGATGAAAGCCTGCCCCGTGGGCGAGGTACTCGACCACCTTGCCCGCCTCGGTTCCGGCTTCGATGCGGCCAGCCCGCAGGAGATCGTCATGGCGCTGCGCACCGGGGCGTCCCCCGAATCGATCCACTACGGCAACACCGTCAAGTCCGACCGCAACATCGCCGAGGCCTACCGGCTGGGCGTGCGCGACTTCGCCACCGACAGCGCGGAGGACGTCGCCGCGATCGCCGAAAACGCCCCTGAATCGCGGGTGTTCTGCCGGATCGCGACGACCGGCGATGGCGCGTTGTGGGGCCTGAGCCATAAGTTCGGCTGTTCACCCGAGGATGCCCTGCGGGTGCTCGGTGCAGCCCGGGCCGCCGGGCTGGTGCCCTCTGGTCTGTCTGTGCACGTTGGCTCCCAGCAGATGACAGCCGAGGCCTGGGGCGAGGCGATCAAGACACTGGCCGCCCTGCTGGACAGGCTCAACCAGCACGGCATCGTTCCGGACCGGGTCAACCTCGGTGGCGGGCTGCCCGCCCTCGGTGTCCTCGACCGGCGCGGCCGGCCACTGGAACCGCCGATGGACAAGATGTTCACGGTGATCCGCGAAGGCATGGAACGGCTGCGCGCCGTCAACGCGGCTCCGCTGACCTTTCTGCTGGAGCCCGGCCGCCACCTGGTCGCCGACCACGGCTCGATCCGTGCCCACGTCGCCCGGCTCACCTCCCGCCATCGGCTCGACGGCACCCGTGAGGACTGGCTCTACCTCAGCTGCGGTAAGTTCAACGGGCTCTACGAGGTGGACCAGTTGCAGTACCGGCTGGAGTTCCCGACCCGCCATGACGGGCAGTTCGTCAACGCCGTGGTGGCCGGCCCGACCTGCGACAGCGACGACTCGTACGCACAGGACGGCATAGTGCGGGTCCCGAGCACGACCACGTCCGGCGACCCTGTCTGGGTCCACTCCTGCGGTGCCTACGCCGCCGCCTACGCCACCCAGGGGTTCAACGGCTTCTCGCCGCTGCCGTACACCTGCGTCGGCGGCCCGGCTCCGGAAGGAGGCGGCGCATGA
- a CDS encoding alkaline phosphatase family protein — protein MAPDPVIPTDPINPTPESQLGDRPDTATGATRRRFLQGTGVAAGTLVLGSTAGAGAAYAAPSPRHALPKGFKGTIADLKHVVILMQENRSFDHYFGSFPGVRGFNDKQALRFQDGTTVFQQKDANGTVVTPQVDDGAWGNDHGAWGDVDHRKWDLWVQHSGTSCMNYHSDAYMSFFHSVAAQYTIADQTFCSEFGPTDPNRKYLWSGTANTETGNTDESNYSRPWTTVPEQLQQAGIDWRLYSDNSGDGRQGYISSWVGDYGDNELKYFKGFDPEGLSADDPKLRPGTGLIWRGNAMYYSGTTSPEDDSEANLDAVLKNLQDACRPGAEHPLPAVSWIVAPYNWCEHPGADTLHGERYVKKVLDILQGNPDIWDHTLFILNYDENDGKFDHVLPPWPEPGTAREYAGDYPLGFGPRVPMLLVSPWSRGGYVASEVFDHTSTIKFLETWAAHLGKPFRCPNISDWRRSIAGDLTSALDFTHPQPGPATFTAPLAEQPVSMAADQMKPRPLSFHPHAVISEDPASGTVTATMTLTGGPEDKALSFQVFPDKYQAFSNTPFTVTARKPREYTWDTKATDGKYAFSIYSNDGFVRSFAGQLAPAGETAGGLPRVEADLLKGEGARHEARVKLTLHNRGGGSKPVHYTLAAHDYLGRTQKVTVAPGRTKVVMWPTQEGYYDVVVTADTDSTWTQRYAGRLATTEIARHH, from the coding sequence ATGGCCCCCGATCCGGTCATCCCGACCGATCCGATCAACCCGACGCCCGAGTCCCAGCTCGGCGACAGACCCGATACCGCGACCGGCGCCACCCGCCGCCGTTTCCTCCAGGGAACGGGAGTTGCCGCGGGGACGCTGGTGCTCGGCTCGACCGCCGGGGCGGGCGCCGCGTACGCCGCTCCGAGCCCGAGGCACGCCCTGCCGAAGGGCTTCAAGGGCACCATCGCCGACCTGAAGCATGTCGTGATCCTGATGCAGGAGAACCGGTCCTTCGACCACTACTTCGGCTCGTTCCCCGGCGTGCGCGGCTTCAACGACAAGCAGGCGCTGCGGTTCCAGGACGGAACCACCGTCTTCCAGCAGAAGGACGCCAACGGCACCGTCGTCACCCCGCAGGTCGACGACGGCGCCTGGGGCAACGACCACGGTGCCTGGGGTGACGTCGACCACCGCAAGTGGGATCTGTGGGTGCAGCACAGCGGCACCAGTTGCATGAATTACCACAGCGACGCGTACATGAGCTTCTTCCACTCGGTCGCCGCCCAGTACACGATCGCCGACCAGACCTTCTGTTCCGAGTTCGGGCCGACCGACCCCAACCGGAAGTACCTGTGGAGCGGTACCGCCAACACCGAGACGGGCAATACGGACGAGTCCAACTACTCCCGTCCCTGGACCACGGTGCCCGAGCAGCTCCAGCAGGCCGGCATCGACTGGCGTCTCTACTCCGACAACAGCGGCGACGGGCGGCAGGGTTACATCAGCAGCTGGGTCGGCGACTACGGCGACAACGAGCTGAAGTACTTCAAGGGGTTCGACCCGGAGGGGCTGAGCGCCGACGACCCGAAGCTGCGGCCCGGCACCGGGCTGATCTGGCGCGGCAACGCCATGTACTACTCGGGTACGACCTCACCCGAGGACGACTCCGAGGCCAACCTCGACGCGGTCCTCAAGAACCTCCAGGACGCCTGCCGGCCCGGCGCGGAGCACCCGCTGCCGGCGGTCTCCTGGATCGTGGCGCCGTACAACTGGTGCGAGCACCCGGGTGCGGACACCCTGCACGGCGAGCGCTACGTCAAGAAGGTCCTCGACATCCTGCAGGGCAACCCGGACATCTGGGACCACACCCTCTTCATTCTCAACTACGACGAGAACGACGGGAAGTTCGACCATGTGCTGCCGCCGTGGCCCGAGCCGGGCACGGCGCGCGAGTACGCCGGCGACTATCCTCTCGGTTTCGGTCCGCGGGTGCCGATGCTGCTGGTCTCGCCATGGAGCCGTGGCGGGTACGTCGCATCGGAGGTCTTCGACCACACGTCGACGATCAAGTTCCTGGAGACCTGGGCGGCCCATCTCGGCAAGCCGTTCCGCTGCCCCAACATCAGCGACTGGCGGCGCTCGATCGCGGGTGACCTGACCAGTGCCCTGGACTTCACCCACCCGCAACCGGGGCCCGCCACCTTCACGGCCCCGCTCGCCGAGCAGCCGGTGTCCATGGCCGCCGACCAGATGAAGCCGCGTCCGCTCAGCTTCCACCCGCACGCGGTGATCTCCGAGGACCCCGCATCGGGGACGGTCACCGCCACGATGACCCTGACCGGCGGCCCGGAGGACAAGGCCCTGAGCTTCCAGGTCTTCCCCGACAAGTACCAGGCGTTCTCCAACACACCGTTCACCGTCACGGCACGCAAGCCGCGCGAGTACACCTGGGACACCAAGGCCACCGACGGCAAGTACGCGTTCTCGATCTACTCCAACGACGGGTTCGTACGCTCCTTCGCCGGCCAGCTCGCGCCCGCCGGAGAGACGGCCGGCGGCCTCCCGCGAGTGGAGGCCGACCTGTTGAAGGGGGAGGGCGCCAGGCACGAGGCCCGGGTGAAGCTCACGTTGCACAACAGGGGCGGCGGCAGCAAGCCGGTGCATTACACGCTCGCCGCCCATGACTACCTCGGCCGCACCCAGAAGGTCACGGTGGCCCCCGGCAGGACGAAGGTCGTCATGTGGCCGACCCAGGAGGGCTACTACGACGTGGTCGTCACCGCCGACACCGACAGCACCTGGACGCAGCGCTACGCCGGCCGGCTCGCCACCACTGAAATAGCCCGCCACCACTGA
- a CDS encoding maleylpyruvate isomerase family mycothiol-dependent enzyme has translation MTTDTPADFDPVAVLEQIDAATEHLLQTASRFAESDVRAPSLLPNWSRGHVLTHLARNADGGHRLLMWARTGVETSEYPSLTARDEEIENGAGRSADALVADLRDSAAQFAAQYRRMTTEAWNRKVRWTRGQELPAARAADSRLCEVLVHHVDLNAGYTPVQWPSHFVHDMLDRVVKSFSARENAPAMRLHATDTDTWYRISDDQPAPEIHGAESSLLSWLMGRSPGNDLAVEDCRALPSPPFLY, from the coding sequence GTGACAACCGATACCCCCGCCGACTTCGACCCCGTTGCCGTCCTGGAACAGATCGATGCCGCCACCGAGCATCTGCTGCAAACAGCATCCCGGTTCGCCGAAAGCGACGTACGCGCGCCGTCGCTGCTGCCGAACTGGTCCCGCGGACACGTCTTGACCCACCTTGCCCGCAACGCCGACGGCGGCCATCGACTGCTCATGTGGGCTCGGACCGGCGTGGAGACATCGGAGTATCCGAGCCTGACCGCCAGGGACGAGGAGATCGAGAATGGGGCGGGCCGCAGCGCCGATGCGCTCGTGGCGGACCTGCGTGACAGCGCCGCCCAGTTCGCCGCACAGTATCGGCGGATGACGACCGAGGCGTGGAATCGAAAGGTCCGCTGGACTCGAGGTCAGGAACTACCTGCGGCACGGGCCGCTGATTCCAGGCTGTGCGAGGTGTTGGTCCACCACGTCGACTTGAACGCCGGCTACACCCCTGTGCAGTGGCCATCCCACTTCGTCCACGACATGCTGGACCGGGTAGTCAAGTCGTTCAGCGCACGTGAGAATGCCCCTGCCATGCGGTTGCACGCCACGGACACCGACACCTGGTATCGCATCAGCGATGATCAGCCAGCACCAGAGATCCACGGTGCAGAAAGCTCGCTCCTGAGCTGGCTGATGGGACGCTCCCCGGGCAACGACCTCGCCGTGGAGGACTGCAGGGCACTACCCAGCCCACCCTTCCTCTATTGA